A genomic region of Herbaspirillum sp. DW155 contains the following coding sequences:
- a CDS encoding DUF692 domain-containing protein, with protein sequence MTAHLLTAGLGLKPQHFDAALACPAPGLWFEVHPENYLMDGGPRLAWLHAIREQHPVALHGVSLSLAGPDAPDPAHLRQLAQLAGRIEPVLISEHLAWSRAGGHYLPDLLPVPRTAATLARLNANISRTQEVLKRRIALENPSHYLRMDQHSWSEPEFLQELVRRTGCGLLVDVNNVYVSACNLGIDGRQYLDQLPVDDILEIHLAGHSADASLPGLLVDSHDAPIAAPVWALYQHLLARIGARPTLIERDGNVPAFDELLTEREQACALLQPLMAAQEEQAA encoded by the coding sequence ATGACAGCGCACCTCCTCACCGCCGGCCTGGGCCTGAAGCCCCAGCATTTCGATGCGGCGCTGGCCTGCCCCGCCCCCGGCCTGTGGTTCGAAGTCCATCCGGAGAACTACCTGATGGATGGCGGCCCCCGACTGGCCTGGCTGCACGCCATCCGGGAGCAGCATCCGGTGGCCTTGCACGGGGTGTCGCTGTCACTGGCCGGTCCCGACGCGCCCGATCCCGCTCACCTGCGCCAGCTGGCGCAGCTGGCCGGGCGCATCGAACCGGTGCTGATCTCCGAACACCTGGCCTGGTCGCGCGCGGGCGGGCATTACCTGCCCGACCTGCTGCCAGTGCCGCGTACCGCCGCGACTCTGGCGCGCCTGAACGCCAACATCAGCCGGACCCAGGAGGTCCTCAAGCGCCGCATCGCGCTGGAAAATCCTTCCCACTATCTGCGCATGGACCAGCACAGCTGGAGCGAGCCGGAATTCCTGCAGGAGCTGGTGCGCCGCACCGGCTGCGGCTTGCTGGTGGACGTCAACAATGTGTACGTGAGTGCCTGCAACCTGGGCATCGATGGGCGCCAGTATCTGGATCAGTTGCCGGTCGACGACATTCTCGAAATCCACCTGGCCGGCCACAGCGCCGACGCCAGTCTGCCCGGCCTGCTGGTCGATTCGCATGATGCCCCGATTGCCGCCCCGGTCTGGGCGCTGTACCAGCATCTGCTGGCGCGCATCGGTGCCCGCCCCACGCTGATCGAACGCGACGGCAACGTCCCCGCCTTCGACGAGCTGCTGACCGAGCGCGAGCAGGCCTGCGCCTTGCTGCAACCGCTGATGGCTGCACAAGAGGAGCAAGCCGCATGA
- a CDS encoding DNA-binding domain-containing protein: MNAADTRYYDAFLQALLNGRSDDPEVDALLAQPAFAVYRNTVFKGCVDALLANYPAVHRLVGNAWMASAALEFARLHLPRQASLIAYGEGFAGFLGTLDAARELPYLPGIAALDRCWTESHLAADQPLLDVSALHAALAAGHDVTLVPHAASRWHHDPLHPVYTIWDANRSEDGHTELSPEWQGEGALLTRPHAQVQWQALSQGGCRFLDACRAGCSIASAAGQALAHEPGLDIGAMLGQLVQADAFTSFH, translated from the coding sequence ATGAACGCCGCCGATACCCGCTATTACGACGCCTTCCTGCAGGCCCTCCTCAACGGCCGCAGCGATGATCCGGAGGTGGACGCGCTGCTGGCCCAACCGGCCTTTGCGGTCTATCGCAATACCGTCTTCAAGGGCTGCGTCGATGCGCTGCTGGCCAACTATCCTGCCGTACATCGTCTGGTAGGCAACGCCTGGATGGCATCGGCCGCACTGGAATTTGCGCGTCTGCACTTGCCGCGCCAGGCCAGCCTGATCGCTTATGGCGAGGGCTTTGCCGGATTTCTCGGCACACTGGATGCCGCGCGCGAACTCCCCTACCTGCCCGGCATCGCCGCGCTGGATCGCTGCTGGACCGAATCGCACCTGGCAGCCGACCAGCCCCTGCTGGACGTATCGGCCCTGCACGCCGCGCTGGCAGCCGGCCATGACGTGACCCTGGTCCCGCATGCCGCCAGCCGCTGGCATCACGACCCGCTGCATCCGGTCTACACCATCTGGGACGCCAACCGCAGCGAGGATGGCCATACCGAACTGAGCCCCGAATGGCAGGGCGAAGGCGCCCTGCTCACCCGCCCCCACGCCCAGGTGCAATGGCAAGCGCTGAGCCAGGGAGGCTGCCGCTTTCTGGATGCCTGCCGCGCTGGCTGCAGCATTGCCAGTGCAGCCGGCCAGGCACTGGCGCATGAACCCGGCCTGGATATCGGCGCCATGCTGGGCCAGCTGGTCCAGGCCGACGCCTTCACCTCGTTTCACTGA
- a CDS encoding DUF2282 domain-containing protein: MNHRLVATAALTLATLASGVATAQDKQPMNKTAVEKCYGVSMAGQNDCKAGEGTTCAGTAKMDYQGNAWKNVPAGTCTSIKTPRGMGSLKPL, translated from the coding sequence ATGAACCACCGCCTCGTCGCCACCGCCGCCCTGACCCTCGCCACCCTCGCTTCGGGCGTGGCCACGGCACAAGACAAGCAACCGATGAACAAGACCGCCGTCGAGAAGTGCTATGGCGTCTCCATGGCCGGGCAGAACGACTGCAAGGCCGGCGAAGGCACCACCTGCGCGGGCACGGCCAAGATGGATTACCAGGGCAACGCCTGGAAGAACGTGCCGGCCGGTACCTGCACCTCCATCAAGACCCCACGCGGCATGGGTTCGCTCAAGCCACTCTGA